One region of Acaryochloris thomasi RCC1774 genomic DNA includes:
- a CDS encoding S41 family peptidase: MQKSKLAWIALISSVTILGYIQPVHTLEDSPKALVDQAWQIVHRQYVDRDFNQIDWQAVRQDYLKRSYSSPQQAYIAVQEMLKPLEDPYTRFLPPNNIKDLVDKVSGEFIGVGLTVGVNALSDEWVVVEPLPGSPAAEQGIKRGDVVVSINGTRTPNIDPRKASQFIIGPVGSKVTLSVRSGSKTTDYELVREQLDLNPLTFKVLETAAGKVGYIQVPVFTTKSPKAMRAAIETLEAQQVKGYVLDLRGNPGGVFEASVEMARMWLRPNRLISLVDQRGEIERHETTQKELTAAPLKVLVDGESASASEVLAAALQDNQRATVIGTQTFGKGVIQSLEALEDGSGIVITVAKYLTPKGQDINKIGITPDLVVSAADRKSAEQSESRQSENIARISDRPSAIATQQPRADQQLQRALKELAQQMR; the protein is encoded by the coding sequence ATGCAAAAATCGAAATTAGCCTGGATAGCTCTAATTAGCAGCGTGACGATACTGGGCTATATTCAGCCTGTCCACACGCTAGAAGATAGCCCCAAAGCTCTCGTTGATCAGGCTTGGCAAATCGTTCACCGTCAGTACGTTGACCGTGATTTTAATCAAATTGATTGGCAGGCGGTTCGTCAAGACTATCTGAAGCGCAGCTATAGCTCTCCACAACAAGCCTATATTGCAGTGCAGGAGATGCTGAAGCCGCTAGAGGATCCCTACACGCGTTTCTTGCCGCCTAATAATATTAAAGATTTGGTCGATAAAGTTTCGGGCGAATTCATTGGGGTCGGTTTAACCGTGGGCGTCAACGCTCTCAGTGACGAATGGGTTGTAGTTGAACCTTTACCGGGATCTCCAGCAGCAGAGCAAGGCATCAAGAGAGGAGATGTTGTGGTCAGCATCAATGGGACTCGCACACCCAATATCGATCCTCGAAAGGCAAGTCAGTTCATTATTGGTCCGGTGGGCAGTAAGGTGACCCTTAGCGTTCGCAGTGGCTCTAAGACAACTGACTATGAGCTTGTGAGGGAGCAGCTTGATCTGAATCCTCTGACCTTCAAGGTGCTAGAGACTGCAGCGGGTAAGGTTGGCTATATTCAGGTTCCGGTGTTTACGACAAAGTCACCCAAGGCAATGCGTGCAGCCATTGAGACCCTAGAGGCTCAGCAGGTGAAGGGGTATGTTCTAGATTTACGTGGTAATCCGGGCGGTGTGTTTGAGGCCAGTGTAGAGATGGCCCGCATGTGGCTGAGGCCCAATCGTCTGATTTCTCTGGTGGATCAGCGCGGTGAGATTGAACGCCACGAAACAACGCAGAAGGAACTCACAGCAGCACCATTAAAGGTTCTCGTTGACGGCGAGTCGGCTAGCGCCAGTGAAGTGTTGGCAGCAGCACTCCAGGATAATCAGAGAGCGACTGTCATCGGAACTCAGACGTTTGGTAAAGGGGTGATTCAGTCTTTAGAAGCTCTGGAAGATGGATCTGGAATCGTGATTACGGTTGCCAAGTATTTAACCCCTAAGGGGCAGGATATTAACAAGATCGGGATTACCCCCGATCTTGTAGTTTCCGCTGCTGATAGAAAATCAGCAGAGCAGTCAGAGTCACGTCAATCTGAGAATATTGCGAGGATCTCCGACCGGCCTTCGGCCATCGCAACTCAGCAGCCCAGAGCTGATCAACAGCTTCAGCGAGCCTTAAAGGAGCTAGCGCAGCAGATGCGTTGA
- a CDS encoding lipoxygenase family protein yields the protein MPSLPQNDPDLQARQALLKQQQERYQFNFEYLAPLAMLDEVPKDENFSGAYLAERLTRAADLPVNMLAAKAHSLLDPLDRLEDYDDLFTLLPKPAIANTFQTDEVFAEQRLSGANPMAIRRLDPSNPPSAYLNIKQQLATKGKTLVERNLYYVDYSELSFIQGGTYAKGKKYLPTPFALFSWQSMGYRDHKTSDHGELLPIAIQIQQNNSGRVYTPRDAHLDWLFAKLCVQIADGNHHEMSSHLCRTHFVMEPIAVVTARQLAEDHPLYILLQPHFRFMLANNELGRKQLIQHGGPVDKLLAGTLAESLQVVKNSFESWSLDQFSFPTEVRNRGMDSPDLPHFPYRDDGQLVWDAIYKFVTDYLRLFYADSDALKNDEELQSWLKELRDPQGGRIKGVPEHIQALEPLVEMVTTIIFTCGPQHCAVNYTQYEYMALASNIPLAAYQDLTGLENGSETKPAITDEAHLMQYLPPYQQAAGQLQIMNILTDYRYDKLGYYDRTFKDAFAGSSFDTAVDAVVEQFKQNLRVVETEIDLDNRKRVIEYPYLKPSLILNSISI from the coding sequence ATGCCCAGCCTGCCTCAGAACGATCCCGACCTACAAGCGCGTCAAGCTCTACTCAAGCAGCAGCAGGAGCGCTATCAATTTAACTTCGAGTATCTGGCACCGCTGGCCATGCTGGATGAAGTTCCCAAGGATGAGAATTTCTCCGGCGCTTATCTTGCCGAACGTCTAACGCGCGCCGCTGATCTCCCGGTCAATATGTTGGCGGCGAAGGCTCATTCTCTCTTAGATCCCCTAGATCGCCTGGAGGATTATGACGACTTGTTTACCTTGCTGCCTAAACCGGCTATTGCCAATACATTCCAAACGGATGAAGTCTTTGCTGAACAGCGGTTGTCAGGAGCGAATCCAATGGCAATTCGCAGACTTGATCCCAGCAATCCGCCGTCGGCATATCTCAATATTAAGCAACAGCTAGCAACCAAGGGTAAAACGCTCGTCGAGCGTAATCTTTACTACGTTGACTACAGCGAACTCAGCTTTATCCAGGGGGGAACCTACGCCAAGGGCAAAAAGTACCTACCCACTCCCTTTGCTCTTTTTAGTTGGCAGTCAATGGGGTATCGCGATCACAAGACCAGCGATCATGGCGAACTACTGCCCATTGCCATTCAGATTCAGCAAAACAACAGTGGTCGAGTCTATACGCCCCGAGATGCCCATCTTGACTGGTTATTTGCCAAACTCTGTGTCCAGATTGCTGACGGTAATCATCACGAGATGAGCAGCCATCTGTGTCGCACTCATTTTGTTATGGAACCCATTGCCGTAGTCACTGCACGCCAACTGGCCGAAGATCACCCACTCTATATTTTACTGCAGCCTCACTTCCGATTTATGTTGGCCAACAACGAGCTGGGCCGGAAGCAGCTCATACAACACGGTGGCCCGGTAGATAAGCTTTTGGCCGGGACGCTGGCCGAATCTTTGCAGGTTGTCAAAAATTCCTTTGAATCCTGGAGCCTTGATCAGTTTTCCTTCCCCACCGAGGTTCGCAATCGCGGTATGGATAGCCCAGATCTGCCCCATTTCCCTTACCGAGATGACGGCCAGCTCGTCTGGGATGCGATTTATAAATTTGTGACCGACTACCTGCGGCTCTTTTATGCTGACTCTGACGCTCTTAAAAACGATGAAGAGCTACAGAGCTGGCTTAAAGAACTGCGCGATCCGCAGGGCGGACGCATCAAAGGCGTGCCCGAGCATATTCAAGCGCTAGAGCCGCTCGTTGAAATGGTGACCACCATTATTTTTACCTGTGGCCCGCAGCACTGTGCCGTCAACTATACCCAATATGAATATATGGCTCTGGCCTCCAACATTCCCCTAGCGGCCTATCAAGATCTAACAGGTCTTGAAAACGGCTCCGAGACTAAACCTGCCATCACTGACGAAGCCCACCTGATGCAGTATCTGCCGCCCTACCAGCAGGCTGCAGGACAGCTTCAAATCATGAATATTTTGACGGACTATCGCTATGACAAGTTGGGCTACTATGACCGCACCTTCAAGGATGCTTTTGCTGGAAGCAGTTTTGACACCGCTGTTGATGCTGTTGTCGAGCAGTTCAAGCAGAATCTACGAGTCGTAGAGACTGAAATTGATCTCGATAACCGCAAACGCGTGATTGAGTATCCCTACCTAAAGCCCTCTTTAATCTTGAATAGCATCAGTATCTAG
- a CDS encoding glycosyltransferase family 2 protein — MPDSSFSLVLPVYNEEDVIESTIEQLQEILDAAQCQYEIIAVDDGSCDRTPNVLATRKDVTVLTHRRNRGYGAALKTGIKRARYPWIVITDADGTYPHEQIPYLVSLAADFDMVVGARTGANVRYSNIRKIPKFFLVRFAQWITGSPIPDLNSGMRVFRKSIAERFLRILPDTFSFTTTITVAMLTNQYAVHYEPIDYHLRVGRSKIKPIRDTIRFVQLILRTGVYFAPLKVFLPLAGLFFVGFLFTLGQDIFIRQDLTERTLILLIATTQVGIFALLADMIDKRTSRF, encoded by the coding sequence ATGCCCGACTCTAGTTTTTCCCTCGTTCTGCCGGTATACAACGAAGAGGATGTCATTGAATCCACCATTGAGCAGCTCCAAGAAATTTTGGATGCGGCCCAGTGTCAGTATGAAATTATTGCTGTAGACGATGGATCTTGCGATCGCACCCCCAACGTTCTCGCTACCCGTAAAGACGTTACCGTACTCACCCACAGGCGCAATCGCGGCTATGGCGCAGCCCTGAAAACCGGTATCAAAAGAGCGCGATATCCCTGGATTGTAATTACCGACGCCGACGGCACCTATCCCCACGAACAGATTCCTTATCTTGTTTCTCTCGCGGCTGACTTCGATATGGTGGTGGGGGCCAGAACTGGGGCCAATGTTCGTTATTCCAATATTCGCAAGATTCCTAAGTTTTTCTTAGTCCGGTTTGCTCAGTGGATTACCGGTTCCCCGATTCCTGACCTCAACAGCGGGATGCGAGTGTTTCGTAAATCTATTGCTGAGCGATTCCTGCGAATTTTGCCGGATACCTTCAGCTTTACGACCACCATCACGGTTGCCATGCTGACCAATCAGTATGCCGTTCACTACGAGCCTATTGATTATCATCTGCGGGTGGGACGCAGCAAGATTAAGCCGATCCGTGACACGATTCGCTTTGTTCAGTTGATTTTGCGAACCGGCGTTTACTTTGCGCCATTGAAGGTGTTTTTGCCTTTGGCGGGCTTATTCTTCGTTGGTTTTCTGTTTACTCTCGGTCAAGATATTTTTATCCGTCAGGATTTGACTGAGCGGACCCTCATACTGTTAATTGCGACCACTCAAGTTGGTATTTTTGCCCTACTGGCCGACATGATTGATAAACGCACCAGCCGCTTTTGA
- the bioU gene encoding (S)-8-amino-7-oxononanoate synthase BioU → MTNQVNPIPVGVLGFGGLGQAAAHVLAPKQQMRLVAAADKKGYAYSPEGLDLKDAIATYQSQGSLGYLEPSGVLSEQSIADLIGRSQNVAGFFLALPNLPNTFMASVAKQFVASGWQGVLVDAIKRTSAVEQLIELQSELKEAGITYVTGCGATPGLLTAAAALAAQSYAEIHQVKITFGVGIGNWEAYRATIREDIGHLPGYTIAQAQAMTDAEVETLLEETNGLLTLEDMEHADDVILEMAGICGRDRVTVGGVVDTRNAKKPLSTNVQITGRTFEGKISTHTFTLGDETSMAANVCGPAFGYLKAGAQLHQQGFCGLLTSAQVMPHFVS, encoded by the coding sequence GTGACGAATCAGGTCAATCCAATTCCGGTGGGTGTCTTGGGCTTTGGTGGTCTGGGTCAGGCTGCAGCTCATGTGTTGGCTCCCAAGCAGCAGATGCGTCTAGTGGCGGCAGCGGATAAAAAAGGCTATGCCTATAGTCCTGAAGGACTTGATCTGAAAGATGCGATCGCAACCTATCAATCCCAAGGCTCTTTGGGGTATCTAGAGCCGAGTGGCGTCCTTAGCGAACAAAGCATCGCCGATTTAATTGGACGTAGTCAGAACGTAGCGGGCTTCTTCCTGGCGCTCCCCAACTTGCCTAACACCTTCATGGCCTCGGTTGCCAAGCAGTTTGTTGCCTCCGGCTGGCAGGGTGTCCTCGTGGACGCCATTAAGCGCACCAGCGCCGTTGAGCAGCTCATTGAACTGCAGTCAGAGCTAAAAGAAGCGGGTATTACCTATGTGACCGGTTGCGGTGCAACTCCAGGATTGCTAACGGCAGCAGCAGCCCTCGCAGCCCAAAGCTACGCTGAAATTCATCAGGTCAAAATCACCTTTGGCGTTGGCATCGGCAATTGGGAGGCTTATAGAGCCACCATTCGAGAAGATATCGGTCATCTACCGGGGTACACGATTGCTCAGGCTCAGGCCATGACGGATGCAGAGGTAGAGACGCTTTTAGAAGAGACGAATGGTCTGCTCACTCTCGAAGACATGGAACATGCTGACGACGTGATTCTAGAAATGGCCGGAATTTGTGGACGAGATCGCGTCACCGTTGGTGGCGTTGTCGATACCCGCAACGCCAAGAAGCCCCTGAGTACGAATGTTCAAATCACGGGACGTACCTTTGAAGGCAAGATTTCGACCCACACCTTTACGCTCGGTGACGAAACTAGCATGGCGGCAAATGTCTGCGGTCCCGCCTTTGGTTACCTGAAGGCAGGTGCTCAGCTTCACCAGCAGGGATTCTGTGGATTGCTGACTTCAGCACAGGTCATGCCTCACTTTGTTTCCTAA
- a CDS encoding DUF2997 domain-containing protein: METLEFVIHPDGRVEEKVTGIVGSSCAEVTAAIEAQLGPVISAQKTSEFFAQTETVQQKDATAAKVHSQW; this comes from the coding sequence ATGGAAACCCTGGAATTTGTCATTCACCCCGATGGTCGTGTTGAAGAGAAAGTGACTGGAATCGTGGGGTCTTCCTGCGCCGAAGTCACCGCCGCCATTGAGGCACAGCTCGGTCCGGTCATTAGCGCCCAGAAAACCTCAGAATTTTTTGCCCAAACAGAGACGGTGCAGCAGAAAGACGCAACCGCTGCAAAAGTTCATAGCCAGTGGTAG
- a CDS encoding DUF1257 domain-containing protein — MSHFSQIKTQIRNLPALESALADLELPYKAGPHPVRGYQGQTQTAEVVIEQENGYDIGFSKQGEAYELVADMDFWAQNWSVNRFLEKVTQRYAYHTVVSTTADQGFQVTEQKENADGTIQLVVQRWSS; from the coding sequence ATGTCACACTTCAGCCAGATCAAAACTCAAATCCGCAACCTACCTGCTTTAGAATCTGCCCTTGCTGACCTTGAACTGCCCTATAAGGCTGGTCCTCACCCTGTACGCGGTTATCAGGGCCAAACCCAAACGGCAGAGGTCGTCATTGAGCAAGAGAACGGTTACGACATCGGCTTTAGCAAGCAAGGCGAAGCCTATGAGTTAGTGGCTGATATGGACTTCTGGGCTCAGAACTGGTCTGTGAATCGCTTTCTAGAAAAAGTGACGCAGCGATACGCTTATCACACCGTCGTTAGCACGACAGCCGATCAGGGCTTTCAGGTCACTGAGCAGAAAGAAAATGCTGACGGTACTATTCAGCTTGTTGTCCAACGCTGGAGTTCCTAG
- a CDS encoding ferredoxin, whose protein sequence is MTGPSDPLQTQSSTEENRSGLEPELGGQLRSHPERSGLEPELGGVLRQKGVYVDEPTCIGCKHCAHVARNTFYIEPFNGRSRAFRQDGDPVEVIQEAIDTCPVDCIHWTDYTELKQLERDRKYQKVNIMGSPVPATYKRRKQGRTKPGRS, encoded by the coding sequence ATGACTGGACCTTCTGACCCTCTTCAGACTCAATCCTCGACAGAGGAAAATCGGTCGGGCTTAGAACCTGAATTGGGCGGTCAGCTCCGCAGCCATCCTGAACGCTCTGGCCTAGAGCCGGAGCTGGGTGGGGTGCTTAGGCAGAAAGGTGTATACGTCGATGAGCCAACCTGTATTGGCTGTAAGCATTGTGCCCACGTGGCCCGCAATACCTTTTATATAGAGCCGTTCAATGGTCGCTCACGGGCCTTTCGGCAGGATGGCGACCCGGTAGAGGTAATCCAAGAGGCGATAGATACGTGTCCGGTGGACTGTATCCATTGGACCGACTATACAGAGTTGAAGCAACTGGAACGCGATCGCAAGTATCAGAAGGTCAACATCATGGGTTCACCGGTTCCCGCAACTTACAAGCGACGCAAGCAGGGCAGAACAAAGCCAGGGCGTTCGTAG
- the glyS gene encoding glycine--tRNA ligase subunit beta: protein MATFLLEVGTEELPAAFVASAIAQWQTQIPQSLEENRLTPERIDVYGTPRRIAVLVTGLPEQQPDQAEEIKGPPSKAAFKDGQPTKAAEGFARKQGVEIADFELRETDKGEFIFVQKTTLGQPAKDVLPELIPQWIFGLEGKRFMRWRDGDLRFSRPIRWLVSLYNDEVLPLELENGGGKISCDRISQGHRVLHPEPISIPHAQDYIASLEAAFVQVDQDQRQTKIAEQIEAVAKKLGGKADIRDSLLQEVTHLVEWPTAVGGGFESEFLELPTEVITTEMISHQRYFPVVKSSQLLPHFITISNGDPAKSEIISAGNERVIRARLSDGQFFYKADQGVKLDEYLPKLETVTFQEDLGSVRLKTDRIEQNAQRIVDQLQLDKNAQAIVKRAAQLCKADLVTQMVGEFPELQGLMGQKYATASGEPEAVATAIGEHYLPKGADDDLPQSLPGQVVAIADRLDTLVSIFCLGLIPTGSSDPFALRRSANAIINITWDAQLPLNLHQLLFDTAATCAETVEKSMPAAELQQKLQEFFLVRIRSLLQDELKIDYDLVNAVLGTDDPEYTQRALVDVLDVCDRAKFLQQIRDDKTLGGIYETVNRAARLASKGNLEFNVLDATTVVDAKRFEQDSESAFYAALNKLLPEVQAAQEQRDYQRLVKGLAESAPKVSAFFNGPDSVLVMAEDAALKQNRLNLLGVLRNQARVLADFGEIVKG from the coding sequence ATGGCGACCTTTTTATTAGAAGTCGGAACAGAAGAATTACCCGCAGCATTTGTGGCGTCTGCGATCGCACAGTGGCAAACCCAGATCCCGCAAAGTCTTGAAGAAAATCGACTCACGCCTGAGCGCATCGACGTATACGGAACCCCTCGACGGATAGCCGTTTTGGTCACAGGTCTCCCTGAACAACAGCCGGATCAGGCCGAAGAAATTAAAGGTCCACCCTCCAAAGCCGCCTTCAAAGACGGCCAGCCCACAAAGGCTGCAGAAGGTTTTGCCCGTAAGCAGGGTGTAGAGATTGCAGATTTTGAGCTGCGCGAGACAGATAAAGGCGAATTCATCTTTGTACAAAAAACAACGCTGGGCCAGCCCGCTAAAGATGTATTGCCCGAGCTTATTCCTCAATGGATTTTTGGGCTGGAAGGTAAGCGGTTCATGCGCTGGCGCGATGGCGACCTGCGGTTCTCGCGTCCAATTCGCTGGCTGGTGTCTTTATACAACGATGAGGTTTTGCCGCTAGAACTTGAAAATGGAGGCGGGAAGATTAGTTGCGATCGCATCTCTCAGGGCCATCGCGTTCTCCATCCAGAGCCGATATCGATTCCTCACGCCCAGGACTATATCGCATCGCTCGAAGCTGCCTTTGTGCAGGTGGATCAAGATCAGCGACAAACAAAAATCGCCGAACAAATCGAAGCGGTCGCCAAGAAACTGGGCGGCAAAGCGGATATCCGTGATTCCTTGCTTCAAGAAGTGACGCATTTAGTAGAATGGCCGACAGCCGTTGGCGGTGGATTTGAGTCGGAATTCCTAGAGCTGCCCACTGAAGTGATCACGACCGAGATGATTAGCCACCAGCGCTACTTTCCGGTGGTCAAATCGAGTCAGCTATTGCCCCATTTCATTACCATCTCTAACGGTGATCCGGCTAAGTCCGAAATTATTTCGGCTGGGAATGAGCGAGTCATTCGGGCGCGTTTGTCTGATGGTCAGTTCTTCTATAAAGCCGATCAGGGCGTCAAGCTCGATGAGTATTTACCCAAGCTAGAGACAGTCACTTTCCAAGAAGACTTGGGGTCAGTGCGTCTGAAGACTGACCGAATTGAGCAAAACGCTCAGCGGATTGTGGATCAGCTCCAGCTTGATAAAAATGCTCAAGCCATTGTTAAACGGGCAGCTCAGCTTTGTAAGGCAGATCTTGTGACTCAAATGGTGGGGGAGTTCCCAGAGCTGCAGGGATTGATGGGACAAAAGTATGCGACGGCCAGTGGTGAGCCGGAGGCGGTGGCGACTGCGATTGGTGAGCATTATTTACCCAAGGGAGCCGATGATGATTTGCCCCAGAGTTTGCCCGGTCAGGTGGTTGCGATTGCAGATCGTCTAGACACCCTCGTGAGCATTTTTTGCCTGGGCTTGATTCCCACTGGTTCGTCAGATCCCTTTGCCCTGCGGCGATCGGCAAATGCGATTATCAATATTACTTGGGATGCTCAACTGCCGCTGAACTTGCATCAGCTTCTGTTCGATACGGCGGCGACCTGTGCTGAGACCGTAGAGAAGTCGATGCCGGCGGCAGAACTCCAGCAGAAGCTTCAGGAGTTTTTCTTAGTGCGGATTCGCAGTCTGCTTCAGGATGAGCTGAAGATTGATTATGATCTTGTGAATGCTGTGTTGGGGACCGACGACCCCGAATATACGCAGAGGGCGCTGGTGGATGTTTTGGATGTTTGCGATCGCGCTAAATTCCTGCAGCAGATTCGGGATGACAAGACGCTTGGTGGTATCTATGAAACTGTCAACCGGGCCGCACGACTGGCAAGCAAGGGCAATCTAGAGTTCAACGTTTTAGATGCAACAACCGTGGTGGATGCTAAACGCTTTGAGCAAGATTCAGAGTCAGCTTTTTATGCCGCGTTAAATAAGCTGTTGCCAGAGGTGCAAGCCGCACAGGAGCAGCGAGATTATCAGCGATTGGTAAAGGGACTAGCGGAAAGTGCTCCAAAAGTGAGCGCATTCTTTAACGGTCCAGATAGTGTTTTGGTAATGGCAGAAGATGCAGCACTGAAGCAGAACCGCCTAAATTTGCTCGGAGTTCTACGCAATCAGGCCCGTGTGCTGGCTGATTTTGGAGAAATTGTAAAAGGCTGA
- a CDS encoding Uma2 family endonuclease, whose translation MTLAAQSKLQLDFDQFLEFYPDGGRYELVNGEIVRILATRRHEDISDFAADVLKAEVRHRQLNYRVSVRIVVCTLTPEGQEQGRHPDVSVVNRNVWEANREAYSALREPLQLAVEVVSTNWEDDYIDKLDEYARLGIPEYWVVDYLALGPRADLGNPKVPSVFVFCLNDQGQYERQKFSGAEPIISQTFPELLLTVEQLLQV comes from the coding sequence ATGACCCTCGCAGCTCAATCCAAATTACAGCTCGATTTTGATCAGTTTCTTGAGTTCTATCCTGATGGCGGGCGCTATGAACTGGTTAATGGAGAAATCGTGAGAATTCTGGCGACTCGCCGACATGAGGATATCTCTGATTTTGCAGCTGATGTTCTTAAAGCAGAAGTTCGGCATCGGCAGCTCAACTATCGTGTTTCTGTTCGGATTGTTGTTTGTACGCTAACCCCGGAAGGACAAGAACAGGGGCGTCACCCTGATGTGAGCGTGGTAAACCGCAATGTGTGGGAAGCGAATCGGGAAGCTTATAGTGCGCTGAGAGAACCGCTGCAGCTAGCAGTAGAAGTTGTGTCAACGAATTGGGAAGATGACTATATCGATAAGCTCGATGAATATGCCCGTCTAGGAATTCCAGAATATTGGGTGGTTGATTATTTGGCGCTTGGTCCGAGGGCTGATTTGGGTAACCCTAAAGTTCCGAGCGTCTTTGTGTTTTGTTTGAATGATCAAGGTCAGTATGAGCGACAGAAATTCAGTGGTGCTGAACCGATTATTTCTCAAACGTTCCCGGAACTTTTACTGACGGTTGAGCAACTGCTGCAGGTTTGA
- a CDS encoding 2'-5' RNA ligase family protein: MARYFVALLPPDDIQAEVCRIKQHFAARYQSRKAFNSPPHITLQSPFEWSPPVPDVEDSTSFIPTELANGLADFAALQASVPMHLSGFAAFAPRVIYINVVETAELMALQAEVARYFASEWGIADRAGKGRAFVPHMTVAFRDLSKSNFHAGWTEFKDQAFETQFKVAALTLLYHNGQRWEICQEFPLG; this comes from the coding sequence GTGGCACGTTATTTTGTCGCCTTGCTTCCGCCCGATGATATTCAGGCGGAAGTTTGTCGCATAAAGCAGCACTTCGCCGCTCGCTACCAGAGTCGAAAAGCGTTTAACTCGCCGCCTCACATTACGCTGCAGTCGCCCTTTGAGTGGTCGCCACCTGTTCCAGATGTTGAGGATTCTACCAGCTTCATTCCTACAGAGTTAGCAAACGGACTTGCTGATTTTGCGGCTTTGCAGGCTTCTGTCCCAATGCATTTGTCTGGGTTCGCTGCGTTTGCACCTCGGGTAATTTATATCAATGTTGTAGAGACGGCAGAATTGATGGCTCTACAGGCTGAGGTTGCTCGGTACTTTGCTTCTGAATGGGGAATTGCTGATCGAGCTGGGAAAGGTCGGGCTTTTGTGCCCCACATGACTGTGGCTTTTCGAGACTTGAGTAAGTCTAATTTTCATGCAGGCTGGACCGAGTTCAAAGATCAGGCTTTTGAGACTCAATTTAAGGTGGCAGCTCTGACGCTCCTTTACCACAACGGACAGCGTTGGGAGATTTGCCAGGAGTTTCCGCTAGGTTAG
- the rpmB gene encoding 50S ribosomal protein L28 gives MGRKCQLTGKKANNGYAVSHSHRRTKKLQEANLQWKRVWWPQGKRWVKLRLSTKAIKSIEKKGLSAFAREAGINLAHF, from the coding sequence ATGGGCCGTAAATGTCAACTCACCGGTAAGAAGGCAAACAACGGCTATGCCGTCTCGCACTCACACCGTCGCACCAAAAAACTGCAGGAAGCAAATCTGCAGTGGAAGCGAGTCTGGTGGCCTCAGGGTAAGCGCTGGGTCAAGCTAAGACTTTCGACAAAAGCAATCAAAAGCATAGAGAAGAAAGGGCTGAGTGCCTTCGCTAGAGAAGCTGGAATCAATCTCGCTCACTTTTAG
- a CDS encoding FAD-dependent hydroxylase yields the protein MSQDVACSAKPAVFDYDIAIVGGGVVGATLAASLKHSGLAIAIIEAQSQSDAIAKGQAYAIHQSSRQVFDDIGVWPQIESQIEFFRQVRLSDADSPHVVEFESSELQAKAIGYVAKHRILLQELQSFLTTCEQVDWHCPAQVTTTDYDAKGATLQLASGESLRVRMVVAADGAKSQVRQQAGIKTHGWPYWQSCVVATIAPEKHHDNIAYEKFWPSGPFAILPSAKDECRVVWTAPHKEAQALLDLNDDQFIDQLHHRYGNQMGQLSLVGKRHLFPAKWMHANRYVQPRLALVGDAAHSCHPVGGQGLNLGIRDAATLAQVLTVAHQHGEDIGSLMVLRRYQSWRRQQNLLSLGFTDILNRTFSNQWFPLVQVRRLGLQVMQRIPPLKVWSLKFMAGLHGRSATST from the coding sequence ATGTCTCAGGATGTAGCCTGTTCCGCTAAGCCCGCTGTCTTTGATTACGATATTGCCATTGTTGGCGGTGGAGTCGTTGGAGCCACCCTGGCTGCTTCGCTCAAACACTCGGGACTTGCGATCGCAATTATTGAAGCCCAATCCCAATCGGATGCCATTGCCAAGGGACAAGCCTACGCCATTCATCAAAGTTCTCGGCAGGTCTTTGACGATATTGGCGTCTGGCCACAGATTGAATCCCAGATCGAGTTTTTCCGGCAGGTGCGCCTCTCAGATGCTGATTCGCCCCACGTCGTTGAGTTCGAGTCCTCTGAGCTGCAGGCTAAAGCTATTGGCTACGTCGCTAAGCACCGGATTTTGCTACAGGAGCTGCAGAGCTTTTTGACCACTTGTGAGCAAGTGGACTGGCACTGTCCGGCTCAGGTGACGACGACTGACTATGACGCCAAGGGAGCCACGCTTCAGCTTGCTTCCGGCGAGTCGCTGCGGGTGCGGATGGTGGTGGCAGCCGATGGGGCTAAATCGCAAGTCCGACAGCAGGCGGGTATTAAAACCCACGGTTGGCCTTACTGGCAGTCTTGCGTGGTCGCAACGATTGCCCCTGAAAAGCATCACGACAATATTGCCTACGAAAAGTTTTGGCCCAGCGGTCCCTTTGCGATTCTGCCCTCAGCTAAAGATGAGTGCCGGGTTGTCTGGACTGCGCCTCACAAAGAAGCTCAGGCTCTTTTGGATCTCAATGACGATCAGTTTATTGACCAGCTCCACCATCGCTATGGCAACCAGATGGGGCAGCTGTCGCTGGTAGGCAAACGCCATCTCTTTCCAGCTAAGTGGATGCATGCCAACCGCTATGTACAGCCCCGCCTAGCGTTGGTGGGAGACGCAGCCCATTCCTGCCACCCGGTCGGTGGGCAAGGCCTGAACCTGGGTATTCGTGATGCTGCGACGCTGGCACAGGTGTTAACAGTGGCCCATCAGCATGGTGAAGATATCGGCAGCTTAATGGTGCTGCGTCGCTATCAGAGCTGGCGGCGTCAGCAAAACTTGCTCTCACTGGGATTTACCGATATTCTCAACCGCACCTTCTCGAATCAGTGGTTCCCATTGGTGCAGGTGCGGCGCCTGGGCCTGCAGGTGATGCAGAGGATTCCGCCCCTTAAGGTGTGGTCTCTAAAGTTTATGGCTGGGCTGCACGGGCGGTCTGCTACCTCAACCTAA